In Fluviicola taffensis DSM 16823, the following are encoded in one genomic region:
- a CDS encoding GatB/YqeY domain-containing protein: protein MNFTEKINQDIKTAMLAKEKERLAVLRDIKSKLLLEATSGSSGELSEEAANKIVLKLHKQRMETYQIYVDQGRNDLAEEELFQAKVLEDYLPKMMSEDEVRAIIAAKVAEVGASGPQDMGKVMGPVSAQLAGKADGKRVAELVKEALAK from the coding sequence ATGAATTTCACAGAAAAAATAAATCAGGATATAAAAACTGCAATGCTTGCAAAGGAAAAAGAACGCCTTGCAGTTTTGCGTGATATTAAAAGCAAATTATTACTTGAGGCAACGTCGGGTAGTTCTGGCGAGTTGAGCGAAGAAGCAGCGAATAAAATCGTTTTGAAATTGCACAAACAACGCATGGAAACGTATCAGATTTATGTAGATCAAGGGAGAAATGATTTGGCGGAAGAAGAATTGTTTCAAGCAAAAGTATTAGAAGATTACTTGCCAAAAATGATGTCTGAAGACGAAGTTCGTGCAATTATAGCGGCTAAAGTTGCTGAAGTTGGCGCAAGCGGACCGCAAGATATGGGTAAAGTAATGGGGCCTGTAAGTGCTCAGTTGGCTGGTAAAGCTGACGGAAAACGTGTTGCTGAATTGGTCAAAGAAGCATTGGCTAAATAG